In the genome of Pseudomonas sp. LBUM920, one region contains:
- a CDS encoding ABC transporter permease subunit translates to MQDAGKPLMISLEEQNQVAMRVSDKGQALFFDVDTGAELKRVDLPLPAGASVASIGEDQPGSPLVILGLSNGQSLVFRHTYKVSYPDGKKTITPAIEYPYGETPIVLDEQGRPLEHVALNATDSSLVVAGSAGSYLNVLSLSREENMMTGEVTSEQKRIELPQMTEPVKAIFIDPRQQWLYVINGRALADVFSLREKSLNGRYKLLEDGNAEITASTQLVGGISLIVGNSKGGLAQWFMARDPDGEQRLKQIRTFQMGTAPIVEITAEERRKGFTALDASGKFGVFHSTAHRTLLVDPVVDGHGVFGLSPRANRVIVEAGGKLQPLLLDNPHPEVSWSALWSKVWYENYDEPKYVWQSTAANTDFEPKMSLAPLTFGTLKAAFYAMLLAAPLAVAAAIYTAYFMAPSLRRKVKPVIELMEAMPTVILGFFAGLFLAPYVEGHLPGIFSLLMLLPIGILVAGFVFSRLPESIRLRVPDGWESAILIPVILFVGWLSLYMSPYLETWFFGGDMRMWISHDLGITYDQRNALVVGLAMGFAVIPNIYSIAEDAVFSVPRGLTLGSLALGATPWQTMTRVVILTASPGIFSALMIGMGRAVGETMIVLMATGNTPVMEMNLFEGLRTLAANVAVEMPESEVGGSHYRVLFLSALVLLLFTFIMNTLAELIRQRLRKKYSSL, encoded by the coding sequence ATGCAGGACGCCGGCAAGCCGTTGATGATCTCCCTCGAAGAGCAGAACCAGGTCGCCATGCGGGTTTCCGACAAGGGCCAGGCGCTGTTCTTTGATGTGGACACCGGCGCCGAGCTCAAGCGTGTTGATTTACCGCTGCCCGCCGGTGCCAGTGTTGCGTCCATTGGTGAAGACCAGCCGGGCAGCCCGCTGGTGATCCTGGGTTTGTCGAATGGCCAGTCCCTGGTGTTCCGCCACACCTATAAGGTGTCTTACCCGGATGGCAAGAAAACCATCACCCCGGCGATTGAATACCCTTACGGCGAAACGCCGATCGTGCTCGACGAGCAGGGTCGCCCGCTGGAGCACGTCGCACTTAATGCCACCGATTCCTCGCTGGTCGTTGCCGGTTCCGCAGGTTCCTACTTGAACGTGCTGAGCCTGAGCCGCGAAGAAAACATGATGACTGGCGAAGTCACCAGCGAGCAGAAGCGTATCGAGCTGCCGCAAATGACCGAGCCGGTAAAGGCGATCTTCATCGACCCACGCCAGCAGTGGCTGTACGTGATCAACGGTCGTGCCCTTGCCGACGTCTTCAGCCTGCGCGAAAAGAGCCTCAATGGTCGCTACAAACTGCTCGAAGACGGTAATGCCGAGATCACCGCCAGCACTCAGCTGGTGGGCGGTATCTCGCTGATCGTGGGTAACTCCAAAGGCGGTCTGGCCCAGTGGTTCATGGCCCGTGACCCGGACGGCGAGCAACGCCTGAAGCAGATCCGTACCTTCCAGATGGGCACCGCGCCCATCGTGGAAATCACCGCTGAAGAACGTCGCAAAGGCTTCACCGCCCTCGACGCGTCCGGCAAGTTCGGCGTGTTCCACAGCACCGCGCACCGCACGCTGCTGGTCGACCCGGTGGTCGATGGCCACGGCGTATTCGGCCTGTCGCCACGCGCCAACCGCGTCATCGTCGAAGCGGGCGGCAAGCTGCAACCGCTGCTGCTGGACAACCCGCACCCGGAAGTGTCCTGGAGCGCGTTGTGGAGCAAGGTCTGGTACGAAAACTACGACGAGCCTAAATACGTCTGGCAATCGACCGCCGCCAACACCGACTTCGAACCCAAGATGAGCCTGGCGCCGCTGACCTTCGGTACCTTGAAGGCCGCGTTCTACGCCATGCTGCTGGCTGCACCGCTGGCCGTTGCTGCGGCGATCTACACCGCCTACTTCATGGCCCCGAGCCTGCGCCGCAAGGTCAAGCCGGTGATCGAACTGATGGAAGCGATGCCGACGGTGATCCTCGGCTTCTTCGCCGGCCTGTTCCTGGCGCCGTATGTCGAAGGGCACTTGCCGGGGATTTTCAGCCTGCTGATGTTGTTGCCGATTGGCATTCTGGTCGCCGGCTTCGTGTTCAGCCGCTTGCCTGAGTCGATCCGCCTGCGCGTTCCGGATGGCTGGGAAAGCGCGATTCTGATCCCGGTGATCCTGTTTGTGGGCTGGCTCTCGCTGTACATGAGCCCGTACCTGGAAACCTGGTTCTTCGGCGGCGACATGCGCATGTGGATCTCTCACGACCTGGGCATCACCTACGACCAGCGCAACGCTCTGGTGGTCGGCCTGGCCATGGGTTTCGCGGTGATCCCGAACATCTACTCCATCGCCGAAGACGCCGTGTTCAGCGTGCCGCGCGGCCTGACCCTGGGCTCCCTGGCCCTGGGCGCCACGCCATGGCAGACCATGACCCGCGTCGTCATCCTGACCGCCAGCCCGGGGATTTTCTCGGCGCTGATGATCGGCATGGGCCGTGCGGTCGGTGAAACCATGATCGTGTTGATGGCCACCGGTAACACGCCGGTGATGGAGATGAACCTGTTCGAAGGCCTGCGCACCCTGGCGGCTAACGTCGCGGTGGAAATGCCCGAGTCGGAAGTCGGCGGCAGCCACTACCGCGTGCTGTTCCTCTCGGCGCTGGTGCTGCTGTTGTTCACCTTCATCATGAACACCCTCGCCGAGCTGATTCGTCAGCGTCTGCGCAAGAAATACTCGTCGCTTTAA
- a CDS encoding phosphate ABC transporter substrate-binding protein PstS has translation MKLKRLMAAMTFVAAGVATANAVAAGVDPAIPAYAKTTGVSGNLSSVGSDTLANLMTLWAESYKKEYPNVNIQIQAAGSATAPPALTEGTSNLGPMSRKMKDTELAAFEQKYGYKPTAIPVAVDALAVFVHKDNPIQHLTMEQVDAIFSSTRLCGAKADVKTWGDLGVTGDLANKPVQLFGRNSVSGTYGYFKEEALCKGDYKPNVNEQPGSASVVQSISSSLNGIGYSGIGYKTASVKTVALAKKGSTDFIEDSEENALNGKYPLSRFLYVYVNKAPNKPLAPLEAEFVKLVLSKQGQEVVVKDGYIPLPAKVAAKALADLGLKEGN, from the coding sequence ATGAAACTGAAACGTTTGATGGCGGCAATGACTTTTGTCGCTGCTGGCGTTGCGACCGCTAACGCGGTAGCCGCTGGTGTTGACCCGGCAATTCCGGCTTACGCCAAGACCACCGGTGTATCGGGCAACCTGTCCAGCGTTGGTTCCGACACCCTGGCTAACCTGATGACCCTGTGGGCTGAGTCCTATAAAAAGGAATACCCGAACGTCAACATCCAGATTCAGGCTGCCGGCTCCGCCACTGCTCCTCCTGCGCTGACTGAAGGCACCTCCAACCTGGGCCCGATGAGCCGCAAGATGAAGGACACCGAACTGGCGGCCTTCGAGCAGAAGTACGGCTACAAGCCAACCGCGATCCCGGTGGCTGTGGATGCCCTGGCTGTGTTCGTGCACAAGGACAACCCGATCCAGCACCTGACCATGGAACAAGTCGACGCGATCTTCTCCTCGACGCGTCTGTGCGGTGCCAAAGCTGACGTTAAAACCTGGGGCGACCTGGGTGTGACCGGCGACCTGGCCAACAAGCCGGTGCAACTGTTCGGTCGTAACTCGGTATCCGGCACCTACGGCTACTTCAAAGAAGAAGCCCTGTGCAAAGGCGACTACAAGCCAAACGTGAACGAACAACCAGGTTCGGCGTCGGTTGTGCAGTCGATCAGCTCCTCGCTGAACGGCATCGGTTACTCGGGCATCGGTTACAAAACCGCCAGCGTGAAGACCGTGGCCCTGGCCAAGAAAGGCAGCACTGACTTCATCGAAGACAGCGAAGAAAACGCCCTGAACGGCAAATACCCGCTGTCACGCTTCCTCTACGTGTACGTCAACAAAGCCCCGAACAAGCCTCTGGCGCCGCTGGAAGCTGAGTTCGTGAAGCTGGTTCTGTCCAAACAGGGCCAGGAAGTTGTCGTCAAAGACGGCTACATCCCGCTGCCAGCCAAAGTGGCCGCCAAAGCCCTGGCTGACCTGGGTTTGAAAGAAGGCAACTAA